TCATCTGTATAAGTCTGTAAATGTTCTTGTTCAAATTTTTTCTGTTTTAGGGCTATTTCTTTTTCAACTCCTACCTTATGAGAATTCATTGCGAAGAAGATTAGCAGTAAACAAATAAAGACAATTGTTGCTAAAATACTACCAAAACTGTTAAAATGCGTATGAGTGCTCACCATATCTGAAATGAATGATAGAACATGTAAAGCAAAGAAAGCAAGTATAACTTTCTTAAGAAATGGATAGAGGTAGTCTTTGTCAAAATAATTAAGTTCAAGGTGAAAATAAGTAATAATTTTTTTTATAGCAAAATAAGTTAGTAATAATACTACTAAAAAGAAGAAATTTTCATATTTTGTTACAAAAGAATCACCTGTTATGGAAGATAAAGTTACTGATAAAAAAGTATGAGTGCTATGATATAATAAAGATAATAGTAGACTGATAAAAATAGCCTTGTACTTATCATACTTTTTTATTCCTATTAGATAAACATATATAATAAAGGGAAACATTAGTTTTTCTAAACCTAAACCATGTAAAAAAACAAAATAAAAGAAAATTTCAACTATGGACTGCAATATAAAAATCCAACATATGAATAGAAATCTTTCTTTTTTTGTTGCTCTACAAATTAGTTTATAGCTATTTGTTAAAATAAAAATATGAAGAATAACTATGAATATTTTTAATAAATCCATTATGTCTCCCTATAATCTACAATGTTTTCTATTTTTTCCTTTTAGGAAAAAGGTTAGTAATAAAGTAAGTTAATCTTTTATCCCCACCTTGAATTTCCTGTAATTCTTTTTCTGTAAGTTTTTTGAACTGTTCTAATTTAACTGTTTTTTCCATATTAAATTCTCCTTTATTGTTTTTTCTTGTAAATTAACTTACAAGCCTATTATACAAAACGGAGTTCATTTTAAAATAATTCATTCTCAACTGCACATTTTTGTACCTGAACTGTCATTTTTTACAAAAAACGCTGGGTTTCCCCAGCGTTACATCTAGTGTATGATCCCAGCAGGATTCGAACCTGCGACCGTTCGCTTAGAAGGCGAATGCTCTATCCAGCTGAGCTATGAGACCTAACTAGTTTATCTTATCAAAATAATCGAGAATAGTCAATCCTATTTATGATATGGAGAACCTTGTTGGATAGTAAAAGCTCGGTATATTTGCTCTATAAGAACGAGGCGCATTAATTGATGTGGTAGAGTTAAACGACCAAAGCTAAGAAATAGATTCGCACGCTTTTTTACTTGATGAGAGAGCCCTAAACTCCCACCAATAACAAAGGTTAAAGTTGAATAACCATTAATAGAAGCTTGTTCTAATTGGCTACTAAATTCTTCAGAAGATAAGGTCTTCCCTTCAATAGCCAAAACGATAACAAATTCTCTATCCCCAATTTTGGAAAGAATTCGATTTCCTTCTAACTCTAAAATCTTCTGATTTTCAGAATCACTGGCACGATCTGGTGTTTTTTCATCAGCTAATTCAATCATTTCTACGGTAGCAAATCGAGATATTCTTTTAGAGTATTCTGCAATTCCATCTTTGAGATACTTTTCTTTTAGTTTTCCTACTGTTACAATTTTAATTTTCATGCTTCTATTTTATCATAATCATACTCTATTCACATCTTATTCACAAATGAAAAAGGTGAAAAACACAATAAATTCACAAATATTCAACAATTATCCACAGATTGTTGAAAACTTAAGTTTTTTAAGTTAGAATTAAGTTAATAATCTTATACTTTTGCTAATAAATCAAACATGGAGGAATCTATGAAAAAAATACAAAATATTTCAAAAAAAATCGGACAACTTTTACTAATTATTCTCATCAGCTTTTTTAGTGGTCTTTTAGGAAGTTTGACTGTTCTTCAATTCAACCAAAAACAAGGAAATGGAGAACAAAATAGTGCAGCAGTCACTAAGACAGCTTCAAATAATGAAAATTCTACTACGCAGGCTGTAGATAAAGTTAAAGATGCAGTTGTCTCTATTATCACTTATTCAGGAAACTCTCAAAGTGGTTTTGCTGGAACTGATGATACTGATACAGATTCAAATACTGAACAAATTAACAGTGAAGGTTCTGGTGTCATCTATAAAAAAGATGGGGATGATGCTTATCTTGTAACTAACACTCACGTTATTAGTGGAGCTAAAAAAGTTGATATTCGTCTAGCAGATGGAACAAAAGTACCAGGTGAAATTATTGGTTCTGATACCTATTCTGATATTGCAGTAGTAAAAATCTCTTCAGAGAAGGTTACTACAGTAGCTGAGTTTGGTGACTCAAGTCAAATATCTGTTGGGGAAACAGCTATCGCAATTGGTAGTCCTTTAGGGTCAGAATATGCAAATACAGTTACACAAGGGATTGTATCAAGTTTAAACAGACACGTTTCTTTGAAATCTGAAGATGGCCAAGCTATTTCAACAAATGCCATCCAAACAGATACAGCTATTAACCCTGGTAACTCTGGAGGTCCTTTGATCAATATCCAGGGACAAGTTATCGGTATTACATCAAGTAAAATTGCCTCTAATGGTGGAACATCTGTAGAAGGTCTCGGCTTTGCTATTCCTGCAAATGATGTTAAGAATATTATCAAACAGTTGGAAAAAGATGGAAAAGTAACTCGACCTGCTCTTGGTATCCACATGGTTAATTTGACAAACCTTAGCACTTCCGATCTACAAAAATTAAAACTTCCTGATAATGTTACTTCTGGTGTCGCTGTTCGCTCTGTTCAAAAGAATATGCCTGCAAACGGACATTTACAACAATATGATGTCATCACAAAAGTAGATGATACCAAGATTTCATCTACTACTGAATTGCAAAATGCACTTTACAATCACTCTATTGGTGATGAAATAACTGTAACTTATTACCGTAATGGTAAAGAAGAGAAAACTACAATCAAGCTAGATAAAAGTACAAGTGATTTAAATCAATAGTTTACATATTTGTAAACCTACTTTACAGAATATCAAAGATGTGATACTGTAGAAATATGGAAGAACTCAAACTAATTCGTATCAGTGATATTCAAAAAAATCCCTACCAACCTCGTAAAGAATTCTCAAAAGAAAAAATAGAAGAACTTGCCCAATCTATTAAAGAAAATGGATTAATTCAACCAATTATCGTCCGTCAATCTCCAGTTATTGGATACGAAATCCTAGCTGGAGAAAGACGGTATCGGGCATCGATAGCAGCTGGGCTATCAGAAGTTCCTGTAATCATCAAAAATTTATCTGATCAGGACATGATGATTCACTCTATCATTGAAAATTTACAGCGAGAAGACTTGAATCCGATTGAAGAAGCGAAAGCTTATCAATCTTTAATTGATAAAGGGTATACTCATGCAGACATTGCTGAAAAAATGGGGAAATCACGACCATATATTACCAATCTTGTTCGCTTGCTAACACTCCCTGATTTTATTTTAACCGAAGTAGAAGCTGGAAAATTGTCTCAAGCACATGCTAGGCTCCTGATTCAACTATCTACTGACGAACAAAAAAAATTACTCTATCGCATTCAGACAGAGGATTTATCAGTTCGGCAGGTGGAGTATCTACTTAAAGAAGAAAAAAATAAGAAGAAAATCAAAGAAAAAGATCACTTTATCAAAGAAGAAGAAGAAAATTTAAAAAAATTACTGGGATTAGATGTTCAGATTCGCCTCCAAAAGAAGGAAGCTGGGAAAATAACCATTTCTTTTCATAATCAAGAAGAGTACCAACGTTTTATTAACAGCCTGAAATAAGGCTGTTATTTTATTTTTCTCAAATCACAGACTTATCCACTAAATTAGTAGAGGAAAAATCAGTAAAATCAAAATTTATACCTTTTATCCACAACTTGTGGATAAATCTTTTAAACATTGTGGATTGTTTTTCACAAGTTGTGGAAAAAATGCTTGCTATATGATAAAATAGTGTTTAAGATTATACCATTTAGAAAAGGAGGAGTTTGTTGTTGAAAGAAAAACAATTTTGGAATCAGATTTTAGAATTAGCTAAAGAAAGATTAACACGATCAATGTTTGATTTCTACGTGACACCTGCTGAATTAATAAAGGTCGAGGGAAATGTAGCTACTATATTTTTACCAAGATCTGAAATGGAAATGGTTTGGAGTACAAAACTCAATGATATAATTGTAGCTGTCGGTTTCCAAATCTACGACACTGAAATAAAAGCCCAATATGTATTAACTAAGGAAGATTCTAATACCTCCGATGTAGCAAGTAATATTGAAAACAGTAATCACCAACAGGAACAACTTGAAAAATCTATTCCTTATTCAGAAACAGGATTAAGAGATATTTATACTTTTGATAATTTTATCCAAGGTGATGGAAATATTTGGGCTAAGTCTGCTGCTTTAGCCGTCTCAGAAGATCCTGGACTAACTTATAATCCTCTGTTTATATATGGAGGACCCGGTTTAGGAAAAACTCACTTACTCAATGCTCTGGGAAATGAAATTCTCAAAAAAAATCCTAATGCGCGTGTTAAATACATTCCTGCTGAAAGCTTTATTAATGAATTTTTAGATCATCTAAGGCTAAATGATATGGATAATTTTAAAAAAACCTATCGAAGTTTAGATCTCCTTCTTATTGATGATATTCAATCTCTTAGTGGAAATAAAGTACAAACTCAGGATGAATTTTTTAATACATTTAACAAACTTCACAGTAATAATAAACAGATTGTTTTAACGAGTGACCGCAGACCAGAACAACTAGAAAATTTACCTGAGCGTCTTGTCACGCGCTTCTCATGGGGATTAACAACGGATATTACTCCTCCAGATTTTGAAACTCGTATTGCTATTTTAAACAGTAAAACAGAGGATCTTGATTATCATTTTCAACCTGACACAATCGAATATTTGGCTGGCCAGTTTGACTCTAATGTACGTGAACTAGAAGGTGCGCTCAAAGATATTAGTCTCATGGCTAAAGTCAAACAAATAAACACGATAACTGTGGATATCGCATCTGAGGCTATACGTGCTCGAAAACAAAGTGTTAGCACCATGACTGTTATTCCGATTGAAAAAATCCAAGAGGAAGTCGGAAACTTTTATGATGTCAGCGTTAAGGAGATGAAGGGAACTAGACGTGTTCAGAATATTGTTCTAGCTCGTCAAGTTGCTATGTATCTAGCTAGAGAGCTGACAGATAATAGCCTTCCAAAAATCGGAAAAGAATTTGGTGGTAAAGATCATACGACCGTCATTCATGCTCATGCAAAAATCAAATCTATGATTGAAACGGATGATAAATTACGTATAGAAATCGAAACTATCAAAAAGAAAATCAAATAACTTGTGGATAAGTGTTTACATTTTTACTAATTTATACACATCTTTTAAACAAGTGTAACTTCTTAAATTTTCTAAACTAAACTAGGTTTTCCACAAATTTCACACAGCCTACTATTACTATTAACCTTCTAATAATAAAAATAAATAAAGGAGATTCCATGATTCATTTTTCAATTAACAAAAATCTATTCCTGCAATCATTAAATATTACAAAACGTGCTATTAGTTCTAAAAATGCTATTCCTGTTTTATCAACGATCAAAATCGATGTGACAAACGAAGGAATTACATTAATTGGATCTAATGGTCAAATTTCAATTGAAAACTTCATTTCTCAAAAAGATGAAAATGCAGGTCTTTTGATTAACTCTTTAGGTTCTATCCTTCTAGAAGCTTCATTCTTTATCAATGTAGTATCAAGTCTTCCAGATGTGACTCTTGATTTCAAAGAGATCGAGCAACATCAGATTGTATTAACAAGTGGAAAATCAGAGATTACCCTTAAAGGTAAAGATAGTGAACAATATCCACGTATCCAGGAAATCGCTGCAAGTAATCCTTTAGTTCTTGAAACAAAACTTCTTAAGAAGATTATCAACGAAACTGCCTTTGCAGCTAGTGTACAAGAAAGTCGTCCTATTTTGACTGGTGTTCACTTTGTTTTGAGTAATCATCAAGAATTAAAAACAGTTGCAACAGACTCACATCGTCTGAGCCAGAAAAAATTAACTCTTGAGAAAAATAGTGATAATTTTGATGTTGTTATCCCAAGTCGCTCTCTACGCGAATTTTCAGCTGTTTTTACGGACGATATTGAAA
The window above is part of the Streptococcus sp. Marseille-Q6470 genome. Proteins encoded here:
- the comD gene encoding competence system sensor histidine kinase ComD, whose product is MDLLKIFIVILHIFILTNSYKLICRATKKERFLFICWIFILQSIVEIFFYFVFLHGLGLEKLMFPFIIYVYLIGIKKYDKYKAIFISLLLSLLYHSTHTFLSVTLSSITGDSFVTKYENFFFLVVLLLTYFAIKKIITYFHLELNYFDKDYLYPFLKKVILAFFALHVLSFISDMVSTHTHFNSFGSILATIVFICLLLIFFAMNSHKVGVEKEIALKQKKFEQEHLQTYTDEIVGLYNEIRGFRHDYAGMLVSMQMAIDSRDLQEIDRVYNEVLVKANQKLRSDKYTYFDLNNIEDSALRSLIAQSIVYARNKNVEFTLEVKDTITKLSIDLLDLVRMMSVLLNNAVEGAAESYLKQMEVAVIKMDLETVIVIQNSCKITMTPSEDLFELGFSTKGRNRGIGLNNVKEILGKYENIILETEMEDSTFRQIIRFKREFE
- the comC gene encoding competence-stimulating peptide ComC, giving the protein MEKTVKLEQFKKLTEKELQEIQGGDKRLTYFITNLFPKRKK
- the rlmH gene encoding 23S rRNA (pseudouridine(1915)-N(3))-methyltransferase RlmH; this translates as MKIKIVTVGKLKEKYLKDGIAEYSKRISRFATVEMIELADEKTPDRASDSENQKILELEGNRILSKIGDREFVIVLAIEGKTLSSEEFSSQLEQASINGYSTLTFVIGGSLGLSHQVKKRANLFLSFGRLTLPHQLMRLVLIEQIYRAFTIQQGSPYHK
- a CDS encoding S1C family serine protease, with the protein product MKKIQNISKKIGQLLLIILISFFSGLLGSLTVLQFNQKQGNGEQNSAAVTKTASNNENSTTQAVDKVKDAVVSIITYSGNSQSGFAGTDDTDTDSNTEQINSEGSGVIYKKDGDDAYLVTNTHVISGAKKVDIRLADGTKVPGEIIGSDTYSDIAVVKISSEKVTTVAEFGDSSQISVGETAIAIGSPLGSEYANTVTQGIVSSLNRHVSLKSEDGQAISTNAIQTDTAINPGNSGGPLINIQGQVIGITSSKIASNGGTSVEGLGFAIPANDVKNIIKQLEKDGKVTRPALGIHMVNLTNLSTSDLQKLKLPDNVTSGVAVRSVQKNMPANGHLQQYDVITKVDDTKISSTTELQNALYNHSIGDEITVTYYRNGKEEKTTIKLDKSTSDLNQ
- a CDS encoding ParB/RepB/Spo0J family partition protein, which encodes MEELKLIRISDIQKNPYQPRKEFSKEKIEELAQSIKENGLIQPIIVRQSPVIGYEILAGERRYRASIAAGLSEVPVIIKNLSDQDMMIHSIIENLQREDLNPIEEAKAYQSLIDKGYTHADIAEKMGKSRPYITNLVRLLTLPDFILTEVEAGKLSQAHARLLIQLSTDEQKKLLYRIQTEDLSVRQVEYLLKEEKNKKKIKEKDHFIKEEEENLKKLLGLDVQIRLQKKEAGKITISFHNQEEYQRFINSLK
- the dnaA gene encoding chromosomal replication initiator protein DnaA — translated: MKEKQFWNQILELAKERLTRSMFDFYVTPAELIKVEGNVATIFLPRSEMEMVWSTKLNDIIVAVGFQIYDTEIKAQYVLTKEDSNTSDVASNIENSNHQQEQLEKSIPYSETGLRDIYTFDNFIQGDGNIWAKSAALAVSEDPGLTYNPLFIYGGPGLGKTHLLNALGNEILKKNPNARVKYIPAESFINEFLDHLRLNDMDNFKKTYRSLDLLLIDDIQSLSGNKVQTQDEFFNTFNKLHSNNKQIVLTSDRRPEQLENLPERLVTRFSWGLTTDITPPDFETRIAILNSKTEDLDYHFQPDTIEYLAGQFDSNVRELEGALKDISLMAKVKQINTITVDIASEAIRARKQSVSTMTVIPIEKIQEEVGNFYDVSVKEMKGTRRVQNIVLARQVAMYLARELTDNSLPKIGKEFGGKDHTTVIHAHAKIKSMIETDDKLRIEIETIKKKIK
- the dnaN gene encoding DNA polymerase III subunit beta; translated protein: MIHFSINKNLFLQSLNITKRAISSKNAIPVLSTIKIDVTNEGITLIGSNGQISIENFISQKDENAGLLINSLGSILLEASFFINVVSSLPDVTLDFKEIEQHQIVLTSGKSEITLKGKDSEQYPRIQEIAASNPLVLETKLLKKIINETAFAASVQESRPILTGVHFVLSNHQELKTVATDSHRLSQKKLTLEKNSDNFDVVIPSRSLREFSAVFTDDIETVEIFFANNQILFRSENISFYTRLLEGNYPDTDRLIPTDFNTTVTFDVVHLRQSMERARLLSSATQNGTVKLEIKQGVVTAHVNSPEVGKVDEEIDTVAVSGEDLTISFNPTYLIEALKALNSEKVTISFISAVRPFTLVPADTDEDFMQLITPVRTN